The genome window CCGCGAAGGCCCTCATCCTCGGCGACGCCCTCATCGGCAAGCCGAAGGGGAAGCTCAGCATGCTCCCCGAAGAGAAGTTCCCCGACCCCTCGAAGGCGGTGGAGGGGATCCGCGCCCTCCTCGACTACCCCTTCGACGCCGTCCTCGTCGGCGACGGCGCGCCCATCTTGAAGGGGGGCCGGAAGGCGATCGAGGATTTCCTGAAGCGATGCCTCGCAACGTCGAGGTGAAGGCGCGCGTCGCGGATCTTCCGGCCGTCGAGGCGCGCGCCCGGGCGCTCGCCGACCAGGGCCCCTTCGACCTCACGCAGGACGACACCTTCTTCCGCTCCCCAGCCGGCCGCCTCAAGCTCCGCGAGCTGGCCCCCGATCGAGGCGAGCTGATCTTCTACGATCGCCCCGACGCACCGGGGCCGAAGCTCTCGAGCTACCTCCTCTGCCCGACGCCGACCCCCGCCGACATGCGCGAGACGCTCCGCGCCGCCTTCGGCGAGATCGGCAGAGTCCGCAAGCGCCGCCGCCTCTACCTCGCGGGCCCAACGCGCATCCACCTCGACGACGTCGAAGGGTTGGGGACCTTCCTCGAGCTTGAGGTCGTCCTCACCCAAGGGCAGACCCTCGCCGAAGGGGACGCCGTCGCCAGGAAGCTCCTCGAGGACCTCGGGGTCCCCGAGTCGAGCCTCGTCGCGGGGGCGTACCTCGACCTGCTGCGATCCGCGCGCCCCTGACGCCCGGCAGGCGGAGATTGACTCCACCGGCGGCGGCGTGAAAGATCGACGCGGAGGGACACACCCCATGTGGACCCCGCGCGCCGCAGCCATCGTCGCGATCCTCACCACTTCGGGAGCGCTCCTCCCCGGAATCGCTCTCGCGAAGACGAAGATCCCTTCCGAGCGTCTGACGAAGGCGACATACACGTCCCCCGACGGCGCGTACACGCTGGCGCGGCCTGCCGCCCTCGTCGAGCCCGGCTCGCAGGTCGAGGAACGCCAGATCAGCCCCTCGGAGCACGGCGTCTTCTTCACCGACGACTTCGGCGTCGTTTTCTACCTCATCCGGACGGACAACTCGAAGGAGAATAAGAGCCTCGATCAGTTGTCCGCCGGCATCGAGGTCGGAGATCTCGTGCGCGAGAAACGCCAGGCGACCATCGAGGCACGCGACGAAATCCGCGTCGTCCACGTCAACAAGGGGGGAAGCCCCGTCGTCACCCGCACGAAGGAGAAGGGGGAGCGCGTCGACAAGAGAAACGATCTCATC of Acidobacteriota bacterium contains these proteins:
- a CDS encoding class IV adenylate cyclase; the protein is MPRNVEVKARVADLPAVEARARALADQGPFDLTQDDTFFRSPAGRLKLRELAPDRGELIFYDRPDAPGPKLSSYLLCPTPTPADMRETLRAAFGEIGRVRKRRRLYLAGPTRIHLDDVEGLGTFLELEVVLTQGQTLAEGDAVARKLLEDLGVPESSLVAGAYLDLLRSARP